GCCTGGGTGGAGGCCGCCAGCGTCAAGGTGCCGGGCAGCAAGCAGCCGCTGAGCGGCGAGCCGCTCCTGGAGCTGCTCCGCGCGGCCTCGGAGTTCCAGGCCCTGTTCGGGAAGCTCACCAGGCGGGGCGTGCCGGCCCCGATCCTCAAAGAGCTGCTCCGGGAGAAGTTCCGGGGCACCAAGCGGGGCATGGGCCATGCCGAGATCGGCGAGGCCTTCCGCCGGGCGGCCGCCGCCGTGAACGGCTTCACGATCGACGTCCAGCCCGGCGACAACGGCGACGCGCACACGGTGACGATCGCGGGGCCGCCGACGGTGTCGTTCAGCACCGAGCTCTTCCGGTCCGCCGACTACGCGACGCTCCTCGAGCTGTGGGAGAAGGTGGGGGCGATCGACAAAGGGCCCGCCATCCTGCTCGAGGGCGACAAGGAGCGGCCGGTCACGGGCGTGGCCGAATTCTTGCGACTGGCCCTCGAGCTGAGCCGGGCCGGCGCGAGCTTCCAGCGCTACAAGGGGCTCGGGGAGATGAATCCCGAGCAGCTCTGGGAGACCACGATGAACCCCGAGACCCGCACGCTGCTCCGTGTGACGATGGAGGATGCGGTCGGGGCCGACGAGATGTTCACCGTCCTCATGGGGGATGCCGTCGAGCCCCGACGCGACTTCATCGAGAAACACGCCCTCGACGTCGCCAACCTCGACATCTGAGCATGACAGCGAGGAGAGCGGGCGTACGGAGCCCCGGCCGCCGAGAGCAGCCCACCCTCGGTCCAAGCCGGGCTCGCGGCCCCCGCTACAAATAAATGCCCAACGAGCGACAGGTCCCCGTCCCCATCGAAGAGGAGATGCGGAAGTCCTATCTGGATTACGCGATGTCCGTCATCGTGGGGCGGGCGCTGCCGGACATCCGCGACGGCCTCAAGCCCGTCCACCGCCGCGTCCTCTTCGCGATGGAGGAGCTGGGGCTGGCCTGGAACCGGCCGTACAAGAAGGCCGCCCGCGTGGTCGGCGAGGTGCTCGGCAAGTACCACCCTCACGGCGACGCCCCCGTGTACGAGGCGCTCGTGCGCATGGTCCAGGAGTTCTCCCTGCGCTACCCCCTGGTCGATGGCCAGGGCAACTTCGGCTCCGTCGACGGCGACCCCCCGGCGGCCATGCGCTACACGGAAGCCCGCCTGGCCAAGATCGCGCACGAGATGCTCGCCGACATCGACAAGGAGACGGTGGACTTCGTCCCCAACTTCGACGAGTCGCTCCAGGAGCCGCTGGTCCTGCCCACGCGGGTGCCCAATCTCCTCATCAACGGATCGGCCGGGATCGCGGTGGGCATGGCCACCAACATTCCGCCCCACAACCTCTCCGAGGTCATCGACGCCCTGGTTCTCCTCATCGAGAACCCGAACGCCCCGCTCGAGCAGGTGATGAAGATCATCACGGGCCCGGACTTCCCGACGCGCGGCTACATCTACGGCACGAACGGGATCCGGGAGGCCTACACCACCGGACGGGGCACGATCACCCTGCGGGCCAAGGCCCACGCCGAGAAGCTGCGGGGCGGCCGCGAGGCCATCATCATCACCGAGCTGCCGTACCAGGTGAACAAGGCCAGCCTCATCGAGAAGATCTCCGAGCTGAGTCGCGACAAGAAGATCGACGGCCTGTCGGAGATCCGCGACGAGTCGAACCGGGAGGGGATCCGGGTCGTGCTGGAGCTGTCACGCGGGGAAATCCCCCAGATCGCGCTGAACCAGCTCTACAAGCACACCCAGATGCAGACGAGCTTCGGCATCATCATGCTGGCCCTCGTCGATCGCCGGCCCCAGGTCGTGAACCTCAAGGAGATGCTGGAGGCCTTCGTCCGCTTCCGGCGCGAGATCGTCACCCGGCGCACCCGGTTCGACCTGGCCCGGGCCGAGGAGAAGGCCCACGTGCTGGCCGGCCTGCGCAAGGCGGTCGAGCACCTGGACATGGTGATCCGGCTGATCCGCCAGGCCGAGAGCCCGGAGGCCGCCAAAGAGGCGTTGATGACCCGCCTCGAGCTGAGCGAGATCCAGGCCAAGGCCATCCTGGACATGCGGCTGCAGCGCTTGACCCAGCTCGAGCGCCACAAGGTGGTCGAGGAGCACGCGCAGACGCTGGCCCTCATCGAGGAGCTCAAGGGCATCCTGGCCTCCGACGCCAAGCTGATGGCGATCATCAAGCAGGAGCTGCTGGCTCTCAAGGAGGAGTACGGGGACGAGCGGCGCACGGAGATCCTGACCGAGACCACCGAGCTCACCATCGAGGACCTGCTGGCCGACGAGGAGATGGTCGTCACCATCACGCGCTCGGGGTACATCAAGCGCACGCACGTCGAGTCCTACCGGAGCCAGCGGCGGGGCGGCAAGGGCGTGACCGGGATGGAGACGAAGGAAGAGGACATCGTGGCAGACCTCTTCGTGGCCTCCACCCATGCCTTCCTGCTCTTCTTCACCAACCTGGGCAAGGTCCACTGGCTCAAGGTCCACGAGATCCCCGAGGGCGGCCGTCAGGCCAAGGGCAAGGCCATGGTGAACCTGCTCTCGCTGGGCGAAGGCGAGCGGGTGGCCACTTGCGTGCCGGTGCGCGACTTCGCGGCCGGGGGTCACATCCTGTTCGTCACCAAGCAGGGCAAGGTGAAGAAGACCGAGCTGGAGGCCTACTCGCACCCGCGGGCCGGAGGCATCCAGGCCATCGGCCTCGAGGACGGCGACGAGGTGATCGCGGCCCGCCGCACCGACGGGCAGCGCGAGGTGATGGTGGCCA
Above is a genomic segment from Candidatus Methylomirabilota bacterium containing:
- the gyrA gene encoding DNA gyrase subunit A, translating into MPNERQVPVPIEEEMRKSYLDYAMSVIVGRALPDIRDGLKPVHRRVLFAMEELGLAWNRPYKKAARVVGEVLGKYHPHGDAPVYEALVRMVQEFSLRYPLVDGQGNFGSVDGDPPAAMRYTEARLAKIAHEMLADIDKETVDFVPNFDESLQEPLVLPTRVPNLLINGSAGIAVGMATNIPPHNLSEVIDALVLLIENPNAPLEQVMKIITGPDFPTRGYIYGTNGIREAYTTGRGTITLRAKAHAEKLRGGREAIIITELPYQVNKASLIEKISELSRDKKIDGLSEIRDESNREGIRVVLELSRGEIPQIALNQLYKHTQMQTSFGIIMLALVDRRPQVVNLKEMLEAFVRFRREIVTRRTRFDLARAEEKAHVLAGLRKAVEHLDMVIRLIRQAESPEAAKEALMTRLELSEIQAKAILDMRLQRLTQLERHKVVEEHAQTLALIEELKGILASDAKLMAIIKQELLALKEEYGDERRTEILTETTELTIEDLLADEEMVVTITRSGYIKRTHVESYRSQRRGGKGVTGMETKEEDIVADLFVASTHAFLLFFTNLGKVHWLKVHEIPEGGRQAKGKAMVNLLSLGEGERVATCVPVRDFAAGGHILFVTKQGKVKKTELEAYSHPRAGGIQAIGLEDGDEVIAARRTDGQREVMVATKLGMTIRFAEDEVRPMGRGASGVRGVELEEGDEVITTDVVQEGVTILTVTERGFGKRTPLEEYRLQGRAGKGIIDIKTGGRNGNVVGMLQVRDEDDLLVVTTKGKIIRMHAADISSQGRNTWGVRIIDLEPDDRVGSIARVEAEQTSEAQ